The following proteins are encoded in a genomic region of Limosilactobacillus reuteri subsp. reuteri:
- the tnpA gene encoding IS200/IS605 family transposase, translated as MELDRNHHSVYLLNYHLVMVVKYRRKVINDEISEYLKHRFVVVGQAYGINLQEWNHDQDHVHVLFRATPHKEMAKFLNAYKSSSSRMVKKQFPEIKQYLWKSAFWTQSYCLISTGGAPLEVLKRYIESQGRK; from the coding sequence ATAGAATTAGATAGAAATCATCATTCAGTATACTTACTTAATTACCATTTGGTAATGGTGGTTAAGTATCGTCGAAAAGTAATTAACGATGAAATATCTGAATATCTTAAACATCGTTTTGTAGTTGTGGGACAAGCATACGGTATTAATTTGCAAGAATGGAATCATGATCAGGACCACGTACATGTTTTGTTTAGAGCAACACCTCATAAGGAAATGGCTAAATTTTTAAATGCTTACAAATCGTCTAGCTCCAGAATGGTCAAAAAACAATTTCCAGAAATCAAGCAGTATCTTTGGAAATCAGCCTTTTGGACACAAAGCTATTGCTTAATTAGCACTGGTGGAGCGCCTTTAGAAGTTTTAAAACGATATATTGAAAGTCAAGGGAGAAAATAA
- a CDS encoding helix-turn-helix domain-containing protein: MNYQKISDGLTFLMSDKRITIVHGVLKSLGISPRRDDYDDFVQDASIIFAQAYADFLQETDEVENERDLMCFAYQRMRWRLLDRLRRQQLESFLFNYTLDNEEDDHDYDETMVDHTATAPFAHLENSDFLNYLYHHCPRVQQRYLIAKLNHHLSDRQIADEYQVSRAAVSQWRRGVITRAHQIRAKMKGEF; the protein is encoded by the coding sequence ATGAATTACCAAAAAATTTCTGACGGTCTAACTTTTCTGATGAGCGATAAGCGGATCACGATTGTCCATGGAGTATTAAAGAGTCTCGGGATCTCACCGCGCCGGGACGACTATGATGATTTTGTCCAAGATGCTTCGATTATCTTTGCCCAGGCCTACGCTGATTTCTTACAGGAGACAGATGAGGTCGAAAACGAACGGGACTTGATGTGTTTTGCTTACCAACGGATGCGCTGGCGTTTACTGGACCGGTTACGGCGGCAGCAACTTGAAAGTTTCCTCTTTAATTACACCCTCGACAATGAGGAAGATGATCATGACTACGACGAGACAATGGTTGACCATACAGCGACCGCCCCATTTGCTCACCTAGAAAATAGCGACTTTCTTAATTACCTCTACCACCATTGTCCCCGCGTTCAACAACGGTATTTGATTGCCAAACTCAACCACCATTTGAGTGACCGGCAGATTGCGGATGAGTACCAGGTCAGCCGGGCAGCCGTTTCGCAATGGCGGCGAGGAGTGATTACCCGTGCCCACCAGATTCGTGCTAAAATGAAAGGAGAGTTTTGA